The genomic window CGTTCTTGATGACCATCGTAAAAGAATTACCTGCCGCTACAGCCCTTATGTCCGTTAAAAAAGAGACCTTGTTCATATAGTCATAATAGGATACCTGCACCGGAGCGTACCTGTCTATCCTTGTCCCATCCCCGAGCTGGCCATACCCGTTGCTGCCCCAGCACCAGACAGTCCCGTCATCTTTCAACGCCACTGAATGCCCATGCCCTGCAGCCACAGCGATCACTTCAGGTTCCATTGCCATACAGCTTACAGCCGACATCAATAAAAAGCACATAATGCAAAACGGTAGTGAGAATGTGATCGCGTATCTCATTATAACACCGTATCCCCGGCAATTGCCTTTGATACAATTTAATAAAAAACCTTTTAATGTTATATATTTTGGCCATCAGGGCGATCTTAAGACCTTATTTCTCCTTGATGTTCTTCAGGTGCCTGCAGTCGCCAGATACTATCTTTTTGACCGTTCCGTCTGTGAGCTTGACAATGAGCGAACCATCCTCGTCCACGTCCTGCGCCACTCCCCTGATCTTCTCGTCCTGGCATGACACTTCGACCGGCCTTCCAAGCGTGTCCGAAAACCTTCTCCAGTTCCACAGGATGGGCGTGAACCCTTTTTCCTTAAAGGTCAAGTAATCCTCTTCAAGCTCTTCGAGCAGCGCCTGAATGAACCGGACCCGGCTGACCTCTTTTCCGAGCTCCGCCTTCATTGTGGTGGCAGTTTCCAGCGGGATATCATTGTTCACGTTCACACCGATACCGAGTATGATGAAGTTCACTATGTCCGTCTCCGCGCTCATCTCTGTCAGGATGCCGCAGATCTTCTTCCCGTTGACAAAGACGTCGTTCGGCCATTTTATCACCGCTTCAAGTCCCATTCCCCTTAACGCCTTGGTCACCGATACCGCGGCCATCAGGGTGATGCTGGATGCATGCATCGGGTCAATGTTCGGCTTTAAAATAACGGACATCCATACGCCGCCGCCCTTCGTTATGAACTTACGGCCGAGCCTTCCTTTGCCTCTTGTCTGAGTCTCGGCGACGATCACGGTGCCCTCTTCGACGCCTTCCTCGGCCATCTGCCTTGCGACTATGTTCGTGGACGTGGTGACATTAAAATGAACGACTCTTTTTCCCAGCAGCTTTGTCTGAAGACCGTACTTTACCTCGGAGGCATAAAGCCTGTCAGGGACTCCCACAAGCCTGTATCCTTTGTTCTGCTGTGAGTCGATGACATACCCTTCTTTGATCAATGTGTGTATCTGTTTCCATATGGCCGTCCGTGTGACGCCAAGCGACTCGGCCAGATACTCGCCGGACACATAATCATTCTTCTCTCTCAATACCTGCAGTATCTCTTCTTTTGTCATTTCATAAAAGAGAGGTCTTTAAATCTGATAAATATAGCGGAATCGATGAAAAAAGAATGTATCTATCTAAAAAGCATTTGCAGGGGTATGCAGCAGTATCATACCCCTTACATATAATGCTTTACTGTTCCGATCACTAGCTTTTGTGGACAGTCAGAGGTATACACGAAGTGTTGAATAGGCGCGGCATAGTATTCTATCCCGCCCCTATCTTGAAGTATGCCCACCAGATGTTGCCCGGTCTCTATCAGCAGTCGCAATTGTCGTAAAATGGACAACCGCAGTCGCAGCTGATGTCAAAGCAGGTTAATTTTGCAGTGACTTCCGGCAGTGTGACCGTTGCCTTGGGTGCGATGTTGACTATCGGGAATACCGGATTGATGTCAGGAGATACCAGATTGACAGGCTCTGTCTCTGTCAGTACTGTCGGGCATCCGAGATTGAATATCGGACCCTGTATATCCTTTACCTTGAACTCGCAGTCACAGTCGGGGCATTCCTCACAGTCACAACCCGCACAGATCGTGCCGCAATCAAAGTCTGTCACAGAATCGATGCCTATGCCTTCCATGGCAGCGATGTCACCTGCATTGAGGCCTATTCCGTCCATACTATCAACAGAGTCTATGCCGATGCAGTCTTCAAGACCAAGAATAGGGAATCCCGATAGAGTCGGAGCCTTCAGGCTATTACCGACCCTGTTATTGTCTGATAGCGCATAGACAAGCCCATCGTCCGCGACAGCATCGACATAGGTGTCTGCTGCAAAAGCGTTACCCGCACTCATTAGGACAAGGCTGGCAATGGCCAACACTAAAAGTATTTTCACCCTCATTTTCAATACCCTCCTATACTAAAAAAAGTTCATCCTATCAGAATAAATATATTATACAGGATGATTGCACTTTTTTAAGGATTAAACCTTTAATATAGCATAAATATGGCTTAAATTAGAAGAAGATACGGGGAATTAGCTATAGCATGTAATATTCAGCCAGTACTTAATACCCGAAACTGTCCTATGACCGCCATATCGATAAAAAGATGCCGGAATATGCCGGCCTGTCATTCTGGCTTTGTCAGCACCATGCCGCCATGTGGCGATACGAGCACTGTCGCATCGGGGCCGTGCTTTTTAAACGCGGCTTCAAGAGCATCCTCAGGCGTCTTTGCCGGGATCAGGAACATTTTTCTTACGGTCTCATCCGGGATCGCTGACACCAGATATATGTCACACTTCATCGCCGTCCTGGCTATCACGGATGCTTTGTGTCCGCCCAGCTCGAATTTCTCGTCCATCCTCCGCGCTTGAGCCTCTATGGTCGTCGCCTCGTCGACCCAGCATGCGAAAACGTCATTACCCAGACATTCCACGCACTGCGCGACCATGATCATAGTTCCGCCGTCCTTTACGACATGCTTGGCATTGTCCATGGCCTTTTGCGCCTGGTACATGTTAATATCCTTGGGGTACCCCCCGGCGCAGGTGATCACGATGTCCGCCTTCGGGACCGTGACGCCATACATATTATCCACGAACTTGATGCCTTCCCTGTGGGCCTTCATCGGGTCTCCGGCTACGACGGCTACGATCTCCTTTTTACTGTTCAGGATAACGTCCAGCAGGAAATCCACCTTCATCATTCCAGGGACCTGGTCTATCTCTTCCCTTATCGGGCTGTCGAGCCTGCCCGTTTCAGCCCTCGGGTCTCTCATCATCTCATGGTTGTTCTGTATCGTGTCATGGCTGGCGCATCCCGGAAGGATGGCCTTGACACCGCCTGAGTAGCCTGCAAAATAGTGATACTCGATATTACCCGTGCATACTACCACGTCCGCATCGAGCAATTCCCCGAATATCTCGATCCGGTGCCCAAAGGTCGAAGTGCCGATGTACCTGCAGTCATTCTTATCGTGGTCTATGCATCTCACCCGGCCGTATGCGTCTCCCATCAACGCCTTATGCTCTTCGGGGGTACATTTTCTATGGCTCCCGAGCGCTACAATGACCGTGATATCTTTATCCTGTACGCCCCCCGCATTGATCTCGTCCAGCACTGCGGGCAAGAATTTATATGAAGGGCAAGGCCTGGTGACATCGCTGATGATGACCGCGACTTTCATGCCGGGCTTTAACTTCTCCCTCAGTCTCGAAGACCCTATGGGGTTTTCCAGGGCATTTTTTATTTCCGCAAGCTCATTCTTGACGCCGCCCAGCTCTTCAGGCGTGATCACTTTTACGAGGTTTTTATCAGGCACTTCAACATGAAAGTGCCCTTTGCCATATTTCAATTCGATGATAGCCATTAGTTTTTCCCTTCTTGCCTTGATGTAAGACCATAAAGGACGTTAACCTGACAGTCAACTCAACATTATATGAAAAAAGGCCAATATAGATATATTTTTCTTACAGGCAAATGCGAGTAAAAAAATTAAAAGTTAATCGTCAGAGCCTCCGGAATCACCCGAATCGTCCGAATACTCCACTACTTCCGTATCGTTGTTCTCATCAAAATAGTCCGTGTCATTATTTGACCTTCTTCTCTTTGGCTTTAAAAAGCTGAATAAGCCCATGATAGATCACCTGTTAAGACACGTAAGTCACTTATGTGATATAGGTTTTTGCCATTATTAAAAAAAGACCGTATGGCATATATCGTTGCGCCATACTTCATATGAGTGAAATGAGCAACAGCTCGGAGATGTCGATGACCTTTCCGCCGGCGTCCTCAAGGTTCGTGTTGCACATCGGGCACGCGGTCACTATATATTCCACTCCCTCCGGAGTGTCCTGGAGACGTTTCTTGGCTACTCTGTCCGACAGGTCCCTGTACCCGCGGCGCACGCCACCTCCGCCACCGCAACATCTCGCGTCTTTCCCGGATGTTTTCATCTCGACGAGGTCTGCGACCCTGTTGATGACTATCCTGGGCTCCTCATAGACTTTCATGCACCTTCCCAGGTGGCACGGGTCATGGTATGAGACCTTGAACGGGAGCCTGTTAAGCTCAAGCTTATCGAGGTTCCTGGCGAGGAACTGGGATATGTGAAGCACTTCCACATCAAGGTCATAGCTCTCCTTTAATGTCTTATAGCATCCGGCACAGCCTGTGACTATCGTTTTCGCGCCGCTCTTCTCTATCTGGCGTTTATTATGCTCCATCGTCACGGCCTTTCCGCCCAGCCTCAACAACGGGGAGCCGCAGCACCTCTCGTCTTCCAGCACTTTCGCGCCGAAGCGGCTCAATATCCTCAGGTTGGCTATCGCAGAGCTTCTTTTTCTATAGGATGACAGGCAGCCGGACCAGAATATAATATCCGATCTTCCAGTAGCCTTAAGGTCTTCCGGTATCCATGCATTCCTGGGGCTCTCGTCATTAAGCGGGTTACCGTAAGACTCAACGCTTTTCAGGACTGCATGATAATATTCAGGAACGTAATTCTTGCTTACAAGCTCCGCCCTGGCGGCCTCGACCACATCGTCAGGCTTCGCGCCCGACGGGCATGTCGCGGAGCATATAGAACAGGTGAGGCAGGTATAGAACGAATCCTTCATCGCTGCCGACGGCTCTACATTCTCCGATAAAGCCCTCGCGAGCAGCATCCTCCCCCTAGAGTTCGTGGACTCCCACCTGAGCTCATCGTTGACGGGGCAGAGCACGCGGCATCTTCCGCACCTGGTACACTTCAATATGTCTTCAATATGGTCCTGGATCATTTTTACATCCCCATCTTTCCGGGGTTCATGATGTTTTCCGGGTCTATGGCACGCTTAATGGTCTTCATGACCTCATAGCTTTTCCCGTGCGCCCTGGTCATATAGCTTCCCCTGATGACACCGGTGCCGTGCTCGCCCGGCAGCGTGCCTCCAAGCGTCAGGACAATGTCATAAATGTCATCCTTAATTGCGTGGACCTTTTTCCACTCTTCCTCGTTGCGCTGGTCTATCGCTATGCCAGTATGAAGGTTACCGTCACCTATGTGCCCGTATGTCACAAGCGGCATCCCGTGCTTTTTACCGATCTCCTGGATCTTCTTGAGCATGAACGGGACGTCCTTTATGGGCACGCCTATATCCTCTGCCTCATACACCCTGACCTTTCCGGGGTTAAGCTTGGTGATGGCAACACCTACAAGACGTCTCGCGGACCATAGCTTTTCTTCCTCTTTCTTGTTCTTCGCCACGGTGGTCCTGCCATTGCACTTTTCGCACGCGCTGCAGACCATTTCGACCTGCCTTGCCACAGACTCTTTATACCCGTCCACTTCGAACAGCAGCATCGCCTCTACGTCCGGAATATCAAGGGTGGGGTCGATCTGCTTGACCGCGCTGATGGCGCTTCCGTCCATGATCTCCATGGCCGCGGGTATGACGCCGGATGACAGCGTCGCTACCGCAGCTCTGCCTGCGTCCTCGATCCTGTCAAAATTTGCCATGACGATAGATTTAGTCTCCGGAAGGGGATAGATCTTAAGCCTTGCCTTTGTTATTATTCCCAGCGTGCCTTCGCTTCCGACGAACAGTCGCGTCAGATCATATCCTGAAGACGTCTTGGGCGCCTTACAGCCCGTATTGATAATATCGCCATTAGGGAGCACGACCTCAAGGTCAAGGACATAATCCTTTACAGTGCCATATTTTACGGAATGCATGCCGCTCCCGCCGTTCGCGATCAGCCCGCCTACGGTGCACATGTCACTGCTGCCGGGGTCGGGAGGGAAGAAGAAGCCATGCCTGATAAGCTCATTGTTTAAGTCCCTGTGAATGACTCCGGGCTCTATGACCGCCTGGAGATTCTCTATCTCTATCTCAAGTATGCGGTTCATATTGGCCATATCGAACACGATGCCGCCTTTTACGGGCACCGAGCCGCCCGTCAATCCGCTGGCAGATCCTCTCGGAACTATGGGGACCTTTTTTCTTGCCGCAAGCTTCACGATCTCGGCTATCTCTTCGGTGTTCTTCGGCCTGACGACGTAATCGGCTTGCCCTCTGATGTACGATGAGTCAAACGAATAGCAATATAGCTCGGCCGGATCCGCGGTGACCCTATCCCGGCCTACGATACTTTGTAGCTCTTCCAACATACCCGTTCAGGTAAAAGACTTCCTCATAAGGGGTATAAATACGTTACTTATGTCGTTCAGTAATTTTTACAAAAAGGAATCTAATGTTCACAGCTTTTTATGCCCCGGGCCAGACATTGTCCCGGGCCGATACAGGCGGCGAGGCCTGTTAGAACGGTGATCGTAACGCTATATTTTAATGGCGATCACCGTATGCCGGTATCTATGTTCACGTCTATGACGGTCGTCCTGCCTTCGACGATCTCGAACGCAGCCGGCAATCCATCCGCCCTGTCTACACCCAGGGGCTTGATATCCAGGACATATGTTCCCGGCTTCAGTGAAGCCTGATATGTACCGTAATGCCCTGCCGGCACGATGTCGATCTCGCATATCGCTGTCGTTCCATCCTTATCGTATACGACGAGCTTTCTGCTCAAAAACACGTCGGGGTTTACAGAGGGGGTGACGCCCGGCCTCTCCACCGGCATTATAGGCCCTATGGTGACATTGCCCGAGACGGTCCCCGTGCCTTCCTCGACGGGCCCGGGGAAACCTTCGCCCAACAGTATGATCGCGGAGATCACGATGATAATAACGGCCGAAGCGGCCAGTAAAACGATCTTACTTCTCATGCCTGTCCATCCTTTGGTATCAAGTATAAGATATGAGCTTAAGGATATAATAGATATGTAAAACGATTAATACCAGGCATTTATTCTTTATTGTCCTCATCTTGATTCATGCAAAAATATTCTTTTAAATCTATAGTTATCTTTTTTGCGCAGGTATAGTAACCTTTTTAATCAATAATTTGGATAGAATAGATGGAGATAATATTAATGGTCACAACGATAGTTGTAGGCGGATTTTTTGGTGATGAGGGAAAGGGCAAAATAGTGGCCCACATAGCTA from Methanooceanicella nereidis includes these protein-coding regions:
- the larA gene encoding nickel-dependent lactate racemase, which codes for MAIIELKYGKGHFHVEVPDKNLVKVITPEELGGVKNELAEIKNALENPIGSSRLREKLKPGMKVAVIISDVTRPCPSYKFLPAVLDEINAGGVQDKDITVIVALGSHRKCTPEEHKALMGDAYGRVRCIDHDKNDCRYIGTSTFGHRIEIFGELLDADVVVCTGNIEYHYFAGYSGGVKAILPGCASHDTIQNNHEMMRDPRAETGRLDSPIREEIDQVPGMMKVDFLLDVILNSKKEIVAVVAGDPMKAHREGIKFVDNMYGVTVPKADIVITCAGGYPKDINMYQAQKAMDNAKHVVKDGGTMIMVAQCVECLGNDVFACWVDEATTIEAQARRMDEKFELGGHKASVIARTAMKCDIYLVSAIPDETVRKMFLIPAKTPEDALEAAFKKHGPDATVLVSPHGGMVLTKPE
- a CDS encoding biotin--[acetyl-CoA-carboxylase] ligase, giving the protein MTKEEILQVLREKNDYVSGEYLAESLGVTRTAIWKQIHTLIKEGYVIDSQQNKGYRLVGVPDRLYASEVKYGLQTKLLGKRVVHFNVTTSTNIVARQMAEEGVEEGTVIVAETQTRGKGRLGRKFITKGGGVWMSVILKPNIDPMHASSITLMAAVSVTKALRGMGLEAVIKWPNDVFVNGKKICGILTEMSAETDIVNFIILGIGVNVNNDIPLETATTMKAELGKEVSRVRFIQALLEELEEDYLTFKEKGFTPILWNWRRFSDTLGRPVEVSCQDEKIRGVAQDVDEDGSLIVKLTDGTVKKIVSGDCRHLKNIKEK
- a CDS encoding (Fe-S)-binding protein, coding for MIQDHIEDILKCTRCGRCRVLCPVNDELRWESTNSRGRMLLARALSENVEPSAAMKDSFYTCLTCSICSATCPSGAKPDDVVEAARAELVSKNYVPEYYHAVLKSVESYGNPLNDESPRNAWIPEDLKATGRSDIIFWSGCLSSYRKRSSAIANLRILSRFGAKVLEDERCCGSPLLRLGGKAVTMEHNKRQIEKSGAKTIVTGCAGCYKTLKESYDLDVEVLHISQFLARNLDKLELNRLPFKVSYHDPCHLGRCMKVYEEPRIVINRVADLVEMKTSGKDARCCGGGGGVRRGYRDLSDRVAKKRLQDTPEGVEYIVTACPMCNTNLEDAGGKVIDISELLLISLI
- a CDS encoding FAD-binding oxidoreductase, whose product is MLEELQSIVGRDRVTADPAELYCYSFDSSYIRGQADYVVRPKNTEEIAEIVKLAARKKVPIVPRGSASGLTGGSVPVKGGIVFDMANMNRILEIEIENLQAVIEPGVIHRDLNNELIRHGFFFPPDPGSSDMCTVGGLIANGGSGMHSVKYGTVKDYVLDLEVVLPNGDIINTGCKAPKTSSGYDLTRLFVGSEGTLGIITKARLKIYPLPETKSIVMANFDRIEDAGRAAVATLSSGVIPAAMEIMDGSAISAVKQIDPTLDIPDVEAMLLFEVDGYKESVARQVEMVCSACEKCNGRTTVAKNKKEEEKLWSARRLVGVAITKLNPGKVRVYEAEDIGVPIKDVPFMLKKIQEIGKKHGMPLVTYGHIGDGNLHTGIAIDQRNEEEWKKVHAIKDDIYDIVLTLGGTLPGEHGTGVIRGSYMTRAHGKSYEVMKTIKRAIDPENIMNPGKMGM